A stretch of DNA from Paenibacillus sp. FSL W8-0186:
TGGAACCAAGCGTAACGGTTACCGCAGCTGTTCCCAGCCCAACTGTCCGAATACTCCCGGGGGAATGAACTTTAAGTATCTGAGTGTCCGAAGATTGCCACGTCACCATTTCGGTAACATAGGCCGTGTCGCCGTTATCGAATTTAGCCAGGGCATTCAATTCTATGCCGATATCTACGCTAACCTTAAATGGATCTGCAGTCGGTGGGAGAGTGCCTCTAACGATGTCAATGCTTTTTGGAATACCAACGAGAATATCCGTGGATGTTGCCGCAAAGTTCTGAATTGCTTTTCCTGTATGATCCTCCAATTGGGCAGATTGGATTTCGATGGAGGTATTTTGACTTGAGACGCCTTCCTTTACGGTAAGAAAAAAGGATACAAAGGCTTCGTCAGAGGTAGAACGAATAAGTTTACCGTTATTAGCGGATATGGATATGGCCACTTCTTTCCTGCCATCCGTAGGATCGATATCCATAGGATATGGAGTCTCGATATTATAATCATTATAGCTAGAAGGAATGAAAATGGTGTCACCTCTCCATATATCCTTTCCAAGGGTTTCGTCAAAACGGATGTTACCATCCGTCGTAAAAATACTTTCGTCATAGCTTAAAATGATTTTTGCCGCTCGCAGTCCCATGTTATCTGGAAGCTCCTTCGTGGAGATTTTTACCCCAACCATGACACTTTGTCCGGGAATCAGGCTCGTATAGTCGCTTATGACGTCTAAAGATATTTTCTTTGCATCTGCTGCCGTGGCCGTATTTGCAAAGCAACCTAGCAGCGTAAAAAGTGCAAGCAGCGCTGCGATGAGTTTCCGGTTGATCGCGTGCATCTCATAACCCCCCATAATCCAATTAATGATATATTTGTAATATCGGCAGCATTGTCGCTTTAAATAAGTTACGCGGCCGTTTTCATTTCACAAAATGTTGGTCATACTCATCTTTCAAAATACCCATAATGACAATGTCATGCCATTTTCCCTTACGATAGAGTGCTTGCCGAAATTTCCCCTCATGTATAAATCCCATTTTTTCATAGAGTTTGATTGCTCTTTCATTAAAAGAAAACACTTGTAAATATAGACGATTTAAATTTAATTCATTAAATGCATATTCAAGTATTAAAGAAATAGCGGCTGTTCCAATACCTTTTCCCCACACATCTTTTACACCGATATCAATTACACATTCAGCAGAACGATTTTTATAATCTATATTAATTAGGGAAACAATACCGACAGTTTGTTCAGTTTCTTTATATTCAATTAGATAACCTTTAGCAGTAGATTGAGCAGCAATTGCTGATATAAATTGTTCAGTTTCTTCTAACGTGTATATGTCAAAGTTGAGGCTGGTAGTTTCCATGACTTCCATATCGTTGCGCCAATCATGATAAGTAGTGTAATCATTAGCGGATAATTTCCGTAATTTAATCATTTTATTTTCAAACATTCATACCACTCCTTAAGTTAAAATATTTTCAATCATTTTATGCATTAAATTGAGTATATCTGTAAGGTTATTGCTAGAAGAGTATTGATTATGTTGATGTAGCATAACTCCATCGATCATAGAAATAAGCAATTCACAAAAAGAATTTATATCAATTTGCTTTCGAAATTCACCTTTCTCCATCCCGATAGTAATAAATTGTTGAATATTTTGTGAAAGCCTTTCATGCCTTTCTCGTAGATATGGTACTTCTTCAATATGATGAGAAAGAAAAAACTCTGACTTGGCACGAACTAAATTAATTTCTTTATTTTGAATGGAAAGAATGATCTCAGAAATCCAGTCGTTTAATTGAGGCAGTAAAGGTGCTTGTAAATCAGGCGTTAATAACCGGCTGGCTTGTAAAGAATCATCATATTTTAATGCAGCTATAAAAACAGAATCAATATTTTCAAAATGTGCATATAATCCACCTCTCGATACTTTAGCCTCATTCATAATATCTTTCATGGAAGTGTTAGAATATCCTTTGGTAGAAAAGACATTTACAGCAGCTTTAGCTATATTATTTTTTCGAGTTTCTAAATATTTTTTACTTACCTGTGGCATGGAGGACCCTCCTCTACGCAAAATAGACACTGATGTCTATTTAATGTAGAGCTGTGAATTCAATTTGTCAATACTTTACTTAATAATCTGGTGCACGATAAAAAAGCCGTTCGGGGCGTTCAGCCCTGGACGGTTTTTAGTGCTCTTGTTGCTTGAGAAAGCGAATTTTGTCAATTTTCAGAGAATCCTGTCGAATTAGTTTTAACAAATCACGAACAATTTCCATGATTGGTTTTAAAAATATTCGCTTTTTCTGTTGACAAGCTGAGTCTTCAAGCCTAGAATAAGTCATGTAATAAGTCTTTGAAACAAGACTTGTACGGGAAAATTCGACAAATTCAAATAGATGCTTTTCGTATAATTCCGGGAATTGGCCCGGAAGTCTCTACGAGGTCACCGTAATGATCTGGCTACGAAAAGAAGACATCGGAACATGTTTGCGATGGAGATGATTGTGGGAGGTTAGCGATCCTGCCAGTTAACGCTATAGAATGTTAACGGACGGACGATTTAACTGCTGCTGCTCATTCCAGTCCAGACATGGCTACGGTATCTTCTGCTCAGCACGGGACCCGGGGATGTATTGTCACTCCGGGCTTTTTGTCGTTCCCGACTCATTCTAAGGAGGAATCATTAACCATGGATCGGTTCTTTAAACTTAAGGAACACGGCACAAATGTAAGAACGGAAATTATTGCAGGTGTTACAACGTTCATGACGATGGCTTACATCCTGTTCGTGAACAATCTGTTCTTGGGCCCGGGTGGTGCGGGTATCCCTTCAGACGGTGTATTCTTTGCTACTGCGGTTGGTGCGGGTCTGATTACGATCCTTATGGGACTGTTCGTTAACATCCCCATTGCGCTTGCCCCAGGTATGGGTCTGAATGCGTACTTCATGACCGTCGTTCTCAGCTCTAACGGAGCAATTACATGGCAAGCGGCTCTGGGTGCTGTCTTCATCTCAGGTATTATCTTCCTGATCCTTACGGTGACGAAAATTCGTCAAATGCTCCTTGTGGCAGTGCCAGAAAGCATCAAGTCTGCCATTACAGTCGGTATCGGTCTTTTCGTAGCTATTATCGGTTTCAAAATGAGCAACCTGATCGGCATTAATTTGAACGGACCGGTTGAAGACTTTACTCAGCAGGTGCCAGGCAGCTTCTTCAACCTGGGTCTCGGTGATTTCGTACACGATTCCGGTGTACAATTGACACTCATTGGCCTGATTCTAATCGCTATTCTTATGGCGCTTCGCGTCAAAGGCGCATTGCTGATCGGTATCGTGGCAACGACGTTGATCGGTATCCCGATGGGCGTAACTGATGTCAGCGGGCTGTCCGGCGCAAGCTGGTTCCCGAACGTAAATGAGCTGGCTGTCGGCAAGCTCGATATTATGGGCGCGCTCAAGCTGGGATTGTTTGAAATCGTATTGGTGTTCACCTTCGTTGAATTGTTCGACACGTTTGGAACTTTGGTAGGTACGGCAACGCGTGCCGGGCTGATGAAGAATAAAGAAGAAGGCGAGAAGAAGATCGGTAAAGCAATGCTGGTTGACGCGGCTGGCGTTAGCGCTGGTGCGGTTCTCGGTACGAGCACGATCACTTCTTATGTTGAGAGTACTGCTGGTGTTGCCGAAGGCGGACGTACAGGACTGACTGCAGTAACAACAGGCGTTCTGTTCTTGCTCGCATTGTTCATCGCTCCTCTTGCAGGCGTGGTACCTTCCGCAGCAACAGCGCCAGCGCTGATCATCGTAGGCGTGCTGATGATGGGACAAGTCCGCAATATCGAGTGGGATGATTTCCTTCATGCATTCCCTGCGTTCCTGACGATTGTGCTTATGCCGTTTACTGGCGGTATCGCCAACGGGATTTCGGCAGGTATTATCTCTTACGTGCTTCTTGGTGTTTGCAGCAATATCTTTACGAACAAGAAGGTTAAAGTTCACTGGTTAATGTGGGTGCTGGCTGTTTTAGTGCTTTGCCGTTATATCTTCTTGGGCGCCGAGTAATTTAGCGCAGCCTGAATAATAATTTCATATAGTAGGTTTTGATATTCCCAAGACTGGCCGCTTATGCGGCCGGTCTTTTTATATTTCGAATCTATGAATTTGTAGGCATAATCTCTGAATCTCTACGTATATTGGTACAAGCATAAAATGTCAATCAATACTCGTATGGGGTGGAATTGGACATGGCAAGTTTTGTGAAGCGGACAGCGATGCTGCTGGCCATCGGTATTTTTGCGTTATTTACGCAATTTGAGCCAGGAACGGTTCGTGCATTGGAACATAACCTGGTGCAGAATCCCGGATTTGAGCTGGGAGATTCGGAAGCTCCTGAAGCTTGGGAGAGGGATCGTTGGTCCAGAGAGGAAGGAGCCAGCCAATTCGGGGTAATCCAGGGGGACGCGCACAGCGGAGATCGGTCGGCTTGGATCGAAAATGTGGACCCGGATCACGCCAAATGGGTGCAGCAGGTTACGGTGGAGCCCGGCTCTAAGTATTTGATTTCCGCCTGGATCAAAGTACTTAGCATCGGAGGCGGGGAGATTGGCGCGAATATTTTTCCGCTTGGCGTAGGAGGAGCTTATCCCCATGTTATCGAGCCTTCTGGAGAGTGGCAGCAAATCCAGTTCTATGGGGAGTCGGGCCCGGAGCAGAGGGAGCTGAAAATCGCCGCCGCCCTAGGCGGTTATGGAAGGCTAAATACAGGCAAAGCTCTGTTTGACGATATTCGCGTCGAAAAGGTGGAGTCGCTGCCGGCCGGAATAACCGCTTTACCGCTGAGCACAGATATATCCGGAAATATAGGC
This window harbors:
- a CDS encoding TetR family transcriptional regulator gives rise to the protein MPQVSKKYLETRKNNIAKAAVNVFSTKGYSNTSMKDIMNEAKVSRGGLYAHFENIDSVFIAALKYDDSLQASRLLTPDLQAPLLPQLNDWISEIILSIQNKEINLVRAKSEFFLSHHIEEVPYLRERHERLSQNIQQFITIGMEKGEFRKQIDINSFCELLISMIDGVMLHQHNQYSSSNNLTDILNLMHKMIENILT
- a CDS encoding NCS2 family permease, whose protein sequence is MDRFFKLKEHGTNVRTEIIAGVTTFMTMAYILFVNNLFLGPGGAGIPSDGVFFATAVGAGLITILMGLFVNIPIALAPGMGLNAYFMTVVLSSNGAITWQAALGAVFISGIIFLILTVTKIRQMLLVAVPESIKSAITVGIGLFVAIIGFKMSNLIGINLNGPVEDFTQQVPGSFFNLGLGDFVHDSGVQLTLIGLILIAILMALRVKGALLIGIVATTLIGIPMGVTDVSGLSGASWFPNVNELAVGKLDIMGALKLGLFEIVLVFTFVELFDTFGTLVGTATRAGLMKNKEEGEKKIGKAMLVDAAGVSAGAVLGTSTITSYVESTAGVAEGGRTGLTAVTTGVLFLLALFIAPLAGVVPSAATAPALIIVGVLMMGQVRNIEWDDFLHAFPAFLTIVLMPFTGGIANGISAGIISYVLLGVCSNIFTNKKVKVHWLMWVLAVLVLCRYIFLGAE
- a CDS encoding GNAT family protein, which produces MFENKMIKLRKLSANDYTTYHDWRNDMEVMETTSLNFDIYTLEETEQFISAIAAQSTAKGYLIEYKETEQTVGIVSLINIDYKNRSAECVIDIGVKDVWGKGIGTAAISLILEYAFNELNLNRLYLQVFSFNERAIKLYEKMGFIHEGKFRQALYRKGKWHDIVIMGILKDEYDQHFVK